In Plantibacter sp. PA-3-X8, one DNA window encodes the following:
- a CDS encoding ABC transporter ATP-binding protein codes for MDPVPPTHPATVVRRVRIRHDEREEWTPDDVSFQVASGEVVLLLGPSGSGKSTLALALNGLVPHAVPAEFEGAVVTGGLDTATSTVAQLSEHVAMVFQDPDAQIVTGTVLDEVCFGPENLLLPVEEVLSRAERALRQVGLWERRAENPDRLSGGGRQRLAIACALAMGSDLLVLDEPTANLDPAGIEEVYAALRSLVSGPDGAGKRHAILLVEHNLDAAIDLVDRVVVLDRDGRLAFDGPTRDVLLGHLDELLAMGVWLPVATLAALRLRSAGVALPDLPLTPAELTAALDAIALPTPPPTVAVAPVTAEGPVAVRVDRLSVERGRGRWRTPILHEVSLEVGTGDFLAVIGTNGAGKTTLLQAIAGVVRPPRGRIDVGGIDPARSDVRTIAAHIGFVFQNPEHQFIAHTVHDELAHGLRIRGVDDTGIERRVDDLLRRFGLASARDVHPFLLSGGQKRRLSVGSALIAGAPVLALDEPTFGQDRARANELLDLLAGLNAQGTTVLVVTHDLQLVADHASHVAVMADGRLLAHDTTAAVLSDDELLRRAGLRPPPLAQAMRSLTNHPDWRHLSRLDDLPGAAAR; via the coding sequence GTGGACCCCGTACCGCCGACGCACCCCGCCACCGTCGTCCGGCGGGTGCGCATCCGCCACGACGAGCGTGAGGAGTGGACCCCGGACGACGTGTCGTTCCAGGTCGCATCCGGTGAGGTGGTCCTCCTGCTCGGGCCGAGCGGCTCGGGGAAGTCGACGCTCGCGCTGGCCCTCAACGGCCTCGTCCCCCACGCCGTCCCGGCCGAGTTCGAGGGTGCTGTGGTCACCGGCGGGCTCGACACGGCCACCTCGACGGTCGCGCAGTTGAGCGAGCACGTGGCGATGGTGTTCCAGGACCCCGACGCGCAGATCGTCACCGGAACGGTCCTCGACGAGGTGTGCTTCGGCCCGGAGAACCTCCTGCTCCCCGTCGAGGAGGTGCTGTCCCGCGCCGAGCGCGCGCTCCGGCAGGTCGGGCTCTGGGAGCGCCGGGCTGAGAACCCCGACCGACTCTCAGGCGGAGGCCGACAGCGACTCGCGATCGCCTGCGCCCTGGCCATGGGGAGCGACCTCCTCGTCCTCGACGAGCCGACGGCGAACCTCGATCCGGCCGGGATCGAGGAGGTCTACGCCGCCCTCCGTTCACTCGTCTCCGGACCGGACGGCGCCGGGAAGCGGCACGCGATCCTGCTCGTCGAGCACAACCTCGACGCCGCCATCGACCTCGTCGACCGGGTCGTCGTCCTCGATCGCGACGGGCGGCTCGCCTTCGACGGCCCGACCCGCGACGTCCTGCTCGGACACCTCGACGAGCTCCTCGCCATGGGTGTCTGGCTTCCCGTCGCGACGCTCGCCGCGCTGCGTCTGCGGTCGGCCGGTGTCGCGTTGCCGGACCTCCCCCTGACACCCGCCGAGTTGACCGCCGCACTCGACGCGATCGCGCTGCCGACGCCGCCGCCGACGGTAGCCGTCGCGCCGGTCACCGCCGAGGGACCGGTCGCGGTCCGCGTCGACCGGCTCAGCGTCGAACGCGGTCGGGGCCGCTGGCGCACCCCGATCCTCCACGAGGTGAGCCTCGAGGTCGGGACGGGCGACTTCCTCGCGGTGATCGGGACGAACGGTGCAGGCAAGACGACCCTGCTCCAGGCGATCGCCGGGGTGGTTCGGCCACCCCGCGGCCGCATCGACGTCGGCGGGATCGACCCGGCGCGCAGCGACGTCCGGACGATCGCGGCGCACATCGGCTTCGTCTTCCAGAACCCCGAGCACCAGTTCATCGCCCACACCGTCCACGACGAACTCGCGCACGGCCTGCGGATCCGGGGCGTCGACGACACCGGGATCGAGCGGCGCGTCGACGACCTGCTGCGGCGGTTCGGCCTGGCATCCGCCCGCGACGTGCATCCGTTCCTCCTCTCCGGCGGCCAGAAGCGCCGACTGTCCGTCGGGAGCGCCCTCATCGCCGGAGCTCCGGTGCTCGCGCTCGACGAACCGACCTTCGGTCAGGACCGGGCGCGGGCGAACGAGCTCCTGGACCTCCTCGCCGGACTCAACGCGCAGGGCACCACAGTCCTCGTCGTGACCCACGACCTCCAGCTCGTCGCCGATCACGCGAGTCACGTCGCGGTCATGGCCGACGGTCGCCTGCTCGCCCACGACACGACCGCCGCGGTCCTCAGCGACGACGAGCTCCTGCGCCGCGCGGGGCTCCGGCCACCGCCGCTCGCCCAGGCGATGCGCTCGCTGAC
- a CDS encoding ECF transporter S component translates to MQRLSTRLLLTCAAIGVGGGLVFVVSGYVGGTISATAPVLYGLIIGVYFLPGVVSQALLRRGGVALMTGLTAGLVSAAFSPQWFFRYFGTGLAIGLLQEIPFAVSRYRVWRAWVFYLAAGIAGLVFGGSVLVVLGIEHFAPLAQTVYIALFVLSPIAFTALGRAVAAALARAGVGRSIAKPLQRDRGSAGTRA, encoded by the coding sequence ATGCAACGTCTGAGTACGCGACTGCTGCTGACCTGCGCCGCCATCGGCGTCGGCGGCGGCCTCGTCTTCGTCGTCTCCGGGTACGTCGGCGGCACGATCTCCGCGACCGCCCCCGTGCTCTACGGCCTCATCATCGGCGTGTACTTCCTGCCGGGCGTCGTCTCGCAGGCGCTCCTCCGACGTGGTGGCGTGGCCCTCATGACCGGGCTCACCGCCGGCCTCGTCTCAGCGGCGTTCAGCCCGCAGTGGTTCTTCCGGTACTTCGGCACCGGCCTCGCGATCGGGCTCCTGCAGGAGATCCCCTTCGCCGTGTCGCGTTACCGCGTCTGGAGGGCCTGGGTCTTCTACCTGGCAGCGGGCATCGCCGGACTCGTCTTCGGCGGCTCCGTGCTCGTCGTCCTCGGGATCGAGCATTTCGCACCCCTCGCCCAGACGGTCTACATCGCGCTCTTCGTCCTCAGCCCGATCGCCTTCACCGCGCTCGGGCGGGCGGTCGCAGCGGCCCTCGCGAGAGCCGGTGTGGGGCGGTCCATCGCGAAACCCCTGCAGCGCGACCGCGGCTCGGCCGGCACGCGGGCCTGA
- a CDS encoding pirin family protein: protein MTRLDADPVPSVCHAPDGSGTRLLEAREVPLGGVRGLSVHRTLPQRELPMIGAWCFLDRFDEDRSLMRVLPHPHTGLQTVTWPLVGDIRHRDSVGSDVVVRPGELNLMTSGRGVSHSEFSVGEEAAAMHGLQLWVALPEAAAQVPAAFEQHTDLPVHRAPGLEATVLIGTLGGVTSTATVHSPLLGADVTLEADTVVEVPVDPSFEHGVLVIDGALEVGGVELGSGPLLYLAPGCDRLELRSATGARFVLLGGTPFPEELVMWWNFVGRSHEDIASAREDWEAGSPRFGSVAGHGTDRIPAPPLPNVRLTPRRRSI, encoded by the coding sequence ATGACGAGACTCGACGCCGACCCGGTCCCCAGCGTCTGCCACGCACCTGACGGATCCGGGACGAGACTCCTCGAGGCCCGCGAGGTCCCCCTCGGCGGTGTCCGCGGCCTGAGCGTCCATCGCACCCTTCCGCAGCGCGAGCTGCCGATGATCGGCGCCTGGTGCTTCCTCGACCGCTTCGACGAGGACCGCTCACTGATGCGCGTGCTGCCGCATCCGCACACCGGCCTGCAGACCGTGACGTGGCCGCTCGTCGGCGACATCCGCCACCGCGACAGCGTGGGCAGCGACGTGGTCGTCCGCCCGGGCGAGCTCAACCTCATGACGAGCGGTCGAGGCGTGTCGCACTCCGAGTTCTCGGTGGGCGAGGAGGCGGCCGCCATGCACGGCCTCCAGCTGTGGGTGGCGCTCCCGGAGGCCGCCGCCCAGGTGCCGGCTGCGTTCGAGCAGCACACGGACCTGCCCGTCCACCGCGCTCCAGGATTGGAGGCGACCGTCCTCATCGGCACGCTGGGCGGCGTGACGTCGACCGCGACCGTCCACTCGCCCCTGCTCGGTGCCGACGTGACGCTCGAGGCCGACACCGTCGTCGAGGTGCCGGTGGATCCGTCCTTCGAGCACGGCGTCCTGGTGATCGACGGGGCGCTCGAGGTCGGCGGCGTCGAACTCGGCTCCGGCCCGTTGCTCTACCTGGCGCCCGGGTGCGATCGCCTCGAGCTCCGGAGCGCGACCGGTGCCCGCTTCGTGCTCCTCGGAGGGACGCCGTTCCCGGAGGAGCTGGTCATGTGGTGGAATTTCGTCGGTCGCAGCCACGAGGACATCGCGTCCGCCCGGGAGGACTGGGAGGCGGGGTCGCCGCGCTTCGGGTCGGTCGCCGGCCACGGCACGGACCGCATTCCGGCGCCGCCCTTGCCGAACGTCCGTCTGACCCCGCGCCGACGCTCGATCTGA
- a CDS encoding AI-2E family transporter: protein MGLFDKHEDAPEPLARGLWHDRIGTFATRSIQTLAIVAVAALIVFALTQLSLVMIPVVIALILASAIYPLMRWMRSKGLPSILATWIALVSILVVLGGIGWLIVWAVRSQWDDLVDSASKGFGQLQDWLGTLPFDIDEKQIEDAKQTAVDFLTSSQFGSGALAGVSATASFLTGLVLMVVVLFFFLKDGPRLWEFLLRPFTGTAYDRAKRIGGKTVDTLGGYVRGTATIAAVDAIGIGIGLAIIGVPLALPLSVIVFLTAFIPIVGATAAGILAALVALVANGPVAALIVVGIVVLVNQLEGNFLQPVVMARSLKLHALVVLLALTAGTILGGIVGAVLAVPIAAVAWGIIGVWNGPDQPAEPMRQKRPESV from the coding sequence ATGGGCCTGTTCGACAAGCATGAGGACGCACCGGAACCGCTCGCCCGCGGCCTCTGGCACGACCGCATCGGCACGTTCGCGACCCGGAGCATCCAGACGCTCGCCATCGTCGCGGTCGCCGCACTGATCGTCTTCGCGCTGACCCAGCTCTCCCTCGTGATGATCCCCGTCGTCATCGCACTCATCCTCGCCTCGGCGATCTACCCGCTCATGCGGTGGATGCGGTCGAAGGGGCTCCCGTCGATCCTCGCCACCTGGATCGCCCTCGTCTCGATCCTCGTCGTCCTCGGCGGCATCGGATGGCTCATCGTCTGGGCCGTTCGCAGCCAGTGGGACGACCTCGTCGACTCCGCCTCGAAGGGCTTCGGGCAGCTGCAGGACTGGCTCGGCACCCTGCCGTTCGACATCGACGAGAAGCAGATCGAGGACGCCAAGCAGACCGCGGTCGACTTCCTCACCTCGAGCCAGTTCGGCAGCGGGGCACTCGCCGGGGTCTCCGCGACGGCGAGCTTCCTCACCGGCCTGGTGCTCATGGTCGTCGTCCTGTTCTTCTTCCTCAAGGACGGACCGCGGCTCTGGGAGTTCCTGCTCCGTCCCTTCACCGGAACCGCGTACGACCGCGCCAAGCGCATCGGCGGCAAGACGGTGGACACCCTCGGCGGGTACGTGCGCGGCACCGCCACGATCGCGGCCGTCGACGCGATCGGCATCGGCATCGGCCTCGCGATCATCGGGGTCCCGCTCGCGCTGCCGCTCAGCGTCATCGTGTTCCTGACCGCCTTCATCCCGATCGTCGGTGCGACCGCCGCCGGCATCCTCGCGGCCCTCGTCGCGCTCGTCGCCAACGGTCCGGTCGCCGCCCTCATCGTCGTCGGCATCGTCGTGCTCGTGAACCAGCTCGAGGGCAACTTCCTCCAGCCCGTCGTCATGGCACGCTCGCTCAAGCTGCACGCCCTCGTCGTCCTCCTCGCCTTGACCGCCGGCACCATCCTCGGCGGCATCGTCGGCGCGGTCCTCGCCGTCCCGATCGCCGCGGTCGCGTGGGGCATCATCGGTGTCTGGAACGGTCCGGACCAGCCCGCCGAGCCCATGCGGCAGAAGCGACCCGAGTCCGTCTGA
- a CDS encoding DUF3592 domain-containing protein, with protein MDPHDLLGLVFEVFTWIGFGSAVVVLLVMLIARAADGSWVETHGVIVDVPEDAGGGDVDRGPGREVRWMTEAAELYSRPVTDAEFDALRDPEEPNVFYARREPSRARFRRTADHTRALRLLFGVTFGIGVVCSIASIVLLFVADTGA; from the coding sequence GTGGACCCCCACGATCTCCTCGGCCTCGTCTTCGAGGTCTTCACCTGGATCGGCTTCGGCAGCGCCGTCGTCGTGCTGCTCGTCATGCTCATCGCGCGGGCCGCGGACGGCAGCTGGGTGGAGACGCACGGGGTCATCGTGGACGTGCCGGAGGACGCGGGCGGCGGTGACGTCGATCGAGGTCCGGGGCGCGAGGTCCGCTGGATGACCGAGGCGGCCGAGCTGTATTCACGACCCGTCACGGATGCGGAGTTCGACGCCCTGCGCGACCCCGAGGAGCCGAACGTCTTCTACGCCCGTCGGGAACCGTCGCGCGCACGCTTCCGCCGGACGGCCGATCACACGAGGGCGCTCCGGCTGCTCTTCGGCGTGACCTTCGGCATCGGCGTCGTCTGCTCCATCGCCTCGATCGTCCTGCTGTTCGTCGCCGACACCGGGGCCTGA